A single Kribbella aluminosa DNA region contains:
- a CDS encoding ATP-binding cassette domain-containing protein, protein MFPADSHDVIQVRGARENNLAGVSLDIPKRRLTVFTGVSGSGKSSLVFDTVAAESQRLINETYTAFVQNFMPSLGRPDVDALRNVSAAIIVDQERIGANARSTVGTATDAHTMLRVLFSRAGTPYAGPPSVFSFNRAEGMCPLCEGLGRTTEFNLDELVDCEKSLNQGPIKAPGYAIDSWPWQLMARSGLFDPDLPLQEYPDEVWQQFLHQEPTKVRVGKSNLTFEGLITKLKRQYLSKDPQSMQSHARAFAERAIRQDTCPECHGVRLNAAARAVTVDGRTIGECSALQISDLAEFVAGVKHSGVGPMLDGLRQLLDSFVTIGLGYLSLDRESSTLSGGEAQRVKLVRHLGSSLSDVTYVFDEPTVGLHPHDIQQMNDLLLQLRDKGNTVLVVEHKPETIRIADHVVDLGPGAGLAGGRLCYAGDVAGLKTSGTLTGQYLDHRVSVRDDVRRPTGQLAITNAKLHNLRNVSVDVPLGVLTVITGVAGSGKSSLIHGSLAGRDGVIIAGQEPIRGSKRSNPATYTGLLDPIRAEFAKANQVKPGLFSANSVGACPTCKGIGLVYTDLAMMAEVASMCEDCNGARFTAEVLGYRLRGKNISEVLRMTVAEAREFFPKGTARTILDRLATVGLEYIGLGQPLTTLSGGERQRLKLAINMGRTGSIYILDEPTTGLHLADVDKLLGMLDTLVDQGNTVIVIEHHQAVMAQADWLIDIGPGAGHAGGQVVFTGTPADLVESSPTVTAEHLRTYVSEPGEVGQLVG, encoded by the coding sequence ATGTTTCCTGCTGACAGCCATGACGTCATCCAGGTGCGCGGCGCCCGGGAGAACAATCTCGCCGGTGTCTCGCTCGACATCCCTAAACGCCGGCTCACCGTCTTCACCGGGGTCTCCGGTTCCGGCAAGTCCTCGCTCGTCTTCGACACCGTCGCGGCCGAGTCGCAGCGGCTGATCAACGAGACCTACACCGCGTTCGTACAGAACTTCATGCCGAGCCTCGGACGCCCGGACGTCGACGCACTGCGGAACGTGTCCGCCGCGATCATCGTCGACCAGGAACGGATCGGCGCGAACGCCCGCTCCACCGTCGGTACGGCGACCGACGCGCACACCATGCTCCGGGTGCTGTTCAGCCGCGCGGGCACGCCGTACGCCGGTCCGCCGTCGGTGTTCAGCTTCAACCGCGCCGAGGGGATGTGCCCGCTGTGCGAAGGCCTCGGCCGGACCACGGAGTTCAACCTCGACGAACTGGTGGACTGCGAGAAGAGCCTGAACCAAGGCCCGATCAAGGCGCCCGGGTACGCCATCGACAGTTGGCCGTGGCAACTGATGGCGCGGTCGGGGCTGTTCGACCCGGACCTCCCGCTACAGGAGTACCCGGACGAGGTGTGGCAGCAGTTCCTGCACCAGGAGCCGACGAAGGTCCGGGTCGGGAAGAGCAACCTGACCTTCGAGGGGCTGATCACCAAGCTCAAACGGCAGTACCTGAGCAAGGACCCGCAGTCGATGCAGAGCCATGCGCGGGCGTTCGCCGAGCGGGCGATCCGGCAGGACACCTGCCCGGAGTGCCACGGCGTACGGCTGAACGCGGCGGCCCGGGCGGTCACCGTGGACGGCCGGACGATCGGTGAGTGCTCGGCGCTGCAGATCAGCGATCTCGCCGAGTTCGTTGCCGGGGTCAAGCACTCCGGGGTCGGCCCGATGCTCGACGGGCTACGGCAGTTGCTGGACTCGTTCGTGACGATCGGGCTCGGGTACCTGTCGCTGGACCGGGAGTCGTCCACGCTGTCCGGCGGCGAGGCGCAACGGGTGAAGCTGGTCCGGCATCTCGGGTCGAGCCTCAGCGACGTCACCTATGTGTTCGACGAGCCGACGGTCGGGCTGCATCCGCACGACATCCAGCAGATGAACGACCTGCTGCTGCAGCTGCGGGACAAGGGCAACACGGTCCTCGTCGTGGAGCACAAGCCGGAGACGATCCGGATCGCGGACCACGTCGTCGACCTCGGACCGGGCGCGGGCCTGGCCGGCGGCCGGCTCTGTTACGCGGGTGATGTCGCCGGCCTGAAGACGTCCGGGACGCTGACCGGGCAGTACCTCGACCACCGGGTGAGCGTGCGCGACGACGTACGGCGGCCCACCGGCCAGCTGGCGATCACGAACGCGAAGCTGCACAACCTGCGGAACGTGAGCGTCGACGTCCCGCTCGGCGTACTGACCGTGATCACCGGGGTCGCGGGCTCCGGGAAGAGCTCGCTGATCCATGGGTCGCTCGCCGGACGGGACGGTGTGATCATCGCGGGACAGGAACCGATCCGCGGGTCCAAGCGCAGCAACCCGGCGACGTACACGGGCCTGCTGGACCCGATCCGGGCCGAGTTCGCCAAGGCGAACCAGGTGAAGCCGGGCCTGTTCAGCGCGAACTCGGTCGGCGCCTGCCCGACCTGCAAGGGCATCGGGCTGGTCTACACGGATCTCGCGATGATGGCCGAGGTCGCGTCGATGTGCGAGGACTGCAACGGCGCGCGCTTCACCGCGGAGGTGCTCGGCTACCGGTTGCGCGGCAAGAACATCAGCGAGGTACTGCGGATGACGGTCGCGGAGGCCCGTGAGTTCTTCCCGAAGGGTACGGCGCGCACGATCCTGGACCGGCTCGCGACGGTCGGGCTGGAGTACATCGGGCTCGGCCAGCCGCTCACGACACTGTCCGGCGGCGAACGGCAGCGGCTGAAGCTGGCGATCAACATGGGACGGACCGGCTCGATCTACATCCTCGACGAGCCCACCACCGGGCTGCATCTCGCCGACGTCGACAAGCTGCTCGGCATGCTCGACACCCTCGTCGACCAGGGCAACACGGTGATCGTGATCGAGCACCACCAGGCGGTGATGGCGCAGGCGGACTGGCTGATCGACATCGGTCCGGGTGCCGGGCACGCCGGCGGTCAGGTCGTCTTCACCGGTACGCCGGCCGATCTGGTGGAGAGCAGCCCGACGGTGACCGCGGAACATCTCCGCACGTACGTGTCAGAACCGGGCGAGGTCGGCCAGCTCGTCGGTTAG
- a CDS encoding LacI family DNA-binding transcriptional regulator — protein sequence MRPTVKDVAKLAGVSPKTVSNVINGVVFVRPETRARVESALSELDYVPNMSARGLRNGRSGMIALALPDLLRPYSAEIVHLVVELAHERGWGVQIEQTASEPKREFELLSKARAYLVDGLILNPVNLDDSAVMSVGPLPPVVLIGDVDQDVVSQVAIDNVAAARDLTRHLLAKGCRRIAAVGTPEVPRGSSGAGMLVGSAESPGTAASRLRTTGYCEALEEAGVPIDPALQIPLDRWRPEGAATVVAKYLTEHELPDAFFCFTDSMASGTLSALWGAGVDVPGQTLVAGFDNILESQFMIPPLTTIDFDRRAFVAAALDLLEERMADSNAPARRVMIPHRVVERASTAR from the coding sequence ATGCGTCCCACCGTCAAAGATGTCGCGAAGCTGGCCGGGGTGTCGCCGAAGACGGTGTCGAACGTGATCAACGGCGTCGTCTTCGTCCGTCCGGAGACCCGCGCCCGGGTGGAGAGCGCGCTGTCCGAGCTCGACTACGTGCCGAACATGAGCGCCCGCGGCCTGCGCAACGGCCGGTCCGGCATGATCGCGCTGGCGCTGCCCGACCTGCTCCGGCCGTACTCCGCGGAGATCGTCCACCTGGTCGTCGAGCTCGCCCACGAGCGCGGCTGGGGTGTGCAGATCGAGCAGACGGCGTCCGAGCCGAAGCGCGAGTTCGAGTTGCTGTCCAAGGCTCGTGCCTACCTGGTCGACGGCCTGATCCTGAACCCGGTGAACCTCGACGACAGCGCCGTGATGTCGGTCGGCCCGCTGCCGCCGGTCGTGCTGATCGGTGACGTCGATCAGGACGTCGTCAGCCAGGTCGCGATCGACAACGTCGCCGCAGCCCGCGACCTGACCAGACACCTGCTGGCCAAGGGCTGCCGCCGGATCGCTGCCGTCGGTACGCCGGAGGTCCCGCGCGGATCCAGCGGCGCCGGCATGCTCGTCGGCTCGGCCGAGTCCCCTGGTACGGCGGCCTCGCGGCTGCGCACCACCGGGTACTGCGAGGCGCTCGAGGAGGCCGGCGTACCGATCGATCCGGCGCTGCAGATCCCGCTGGACCGCTGGCGGCCGGAGGGTGCGGCGACCGTGGTGGCGAAGTACCTGACCGAGCACGAGCTGCCGGACGCGTTCTTCTGCTTCACCGACTCGATGGCGTCCGGCACCCTGTCCGCGCTGTGGGGCGCGGGTGTCGACGTACCGGGGCAGACGCTGGTCGCCGGGTTCGACAACATCCTCGAGAGCCAGTTCATGATCCCGCCGCTGACCACGATCGACTTCGACCGCCGCGCGTTCGTCGCCGCCGCGCTGGACCTGCTCGAGGAGCGGATGGCGGACAGCAATGCTCCGGCCCGCAGGGTGATGATCCCGCACCGCGTGGTCGAGCGCGCCAGTACCGCACGCTAA
- a CDS encoding energy-coupling factor ABC transporter ATP-binding protein produces the protein MSGPAIQVERLVFAYPDGRQALYGVDFTVQHGERVALLGPNGAGKTTLVLHLNGILGSVAGGTGSGRIQIGGTAVHREHLTAIRRKVGLVFQDPDDQLFMPTVRDDVAFGPANLGLRGAELDDRVHEALVQVGMQDHAGLAPHHLSFGQRRRVAVATVLAMRPEVLVLDEPSSNLDPAARRELADILAGLDVTLLMITHDLPYALQLCERSLLMNDGRIVADGKTRDLLGDPELMAANRLELPYGFDPLSVAGPERP, from the coding sequence GTGAGCGGTCCCGCGATTCAGGTCGAGCGTCTGGTGTTCGCGTACCCAGACGGGCGGCAGGCGCTGTACGGCGTGGACTTCACCGTGCAGCACGGCGAACGGGTCGCGCTGCTCGGGCCGAACGGCGCCGGCAAGACCACCCTGGTACTGCATCTGAACGGCATCCTCGGCTCGGTCGCGGGCGGCACCGGCAGCGGCCGGATCCAGATCGGCGGCACCGCCGTGCACCGCGAACACCTGACCGCGATCCGCCGCAAGGTCGGCCTGGTCTTCCAGGACCCCGACGACCAGCTCTTCATGCCGACCGTCCGAGACGACGTCGCATTCGGCCCGGCGAACCTCGGCCTCCGCGGCGCGGAACTGGACGACCGGGTCCACGAGGCCCTGGTCCAGGTGGGTATGCAGGACCACGCCGGCCTCGCACCCCACCACCTCTCGTTCGGCCAACGCCGCCGAGTCGCGGTCGCAACGGTCCTGGCGATGCGCCCCGAGGTACTGGTCCTGGACGAGCCGTCCAGCAACCTCGACCCGGCCGCCCGCCGCGAACTGGCCGACATCCTCGCCGGCCTCGACGTCACGCTCCTGATGATCACCCACGACCTCCCGTACGCCCTCCAGCTCTGCGAACGCAGCCTGCTGATGAACGACGGCCGGATCGTTGCGGACGGCAAGACCCGCGACCTGCTCGGCGATCCGGAGCTGATGGCTGCGAACCGTCTCGAGTTGCCGTACGGCTTCGACCCGCTGTCCGTCGCCGGACCGGAGCGTCCCTGA
- a CDS encoding SDR family NAD(P)-dependent oxidoreductase, producing the protein MRTIVVTGGATGIGRATAERFRADGDDVVITGRRADVLDKTAGELGARGVVCDATDPAQVERLLGELPDRVDVLVNNAGGNTDFGRPDGGLAQLKANWLANLEANLISAVLTTTALGPRLTAAVVHLGSIAGGRGPGSYGASKAALALWNADVAAELGPQGVTSNVVAPGFTADTEFFQGRLTGERRQTLLQATLTKREGQVGDIAATIHFLASPSARHLTGQVLHVNGGALVTR; encoded by the coding sequence ATGCGAACGATCGTGGTGACCGGGGGAGCGACCGGGATCGGGCGGGCGACCGCGGAGCGGTTCCGGGCGGACGGGGACGACGTGGTGATCACCGGTCGGCGGGCCGACGTACTCGACAAGACGGCGGGCGAGCTCGGAGCCAGGGGAGTGGTGTGCGACGCGACCGACCCGGCGCAGGTCGAGCGGCTGCTGGGCGAGCTGCCCGATCGGGTCGACGTGCTGGTCAACAACGCGGGCGGAAACACCGACTTCGGCCGGCCGGACGGTGGTCTCGCGCAGCTGAAGGCGAACTGGCTCGCCAACCTGGAGGCGAATCTGATCAGCGCGGTCCTCACGACCACCGCGCTCGGGCCTCGGCTGACCGCCGCCGTCGTGCATCTGGGCTCGATCGCGGGCGGTCGCGGCCCCGGCTCGTACGGCGCCTCGAAGGCCGCGCTCGCGCTCTGGAACGCCGACGTCGCGGCCGAGCTCGGCCCGCAGGGCGTCACCTCGAACGTGGTCGCACCCGGATTCACCGCCGACACCGAGTTCTTCCAGGGCCGGTTGACCGGCGAGCGCCGCCAGACGTTGCTGCAGGCAACGTTGACCAAGCGCGAGGGCCAGGTCGGCGACATCGCCGCCACCATCCACTTCCTCGCCTCACCGTCCGCCCGCCACCTCACCGGTCAGGTGCTGCACGTGAACGGCGGTGCGCTGGTCACCCGATGA
- a CDS encoding MarR family winged helix-turn-helix transcriptional regulator codes for MTDDYPLDAPSLYPVAEIAQAWQRERPGTPTDSIEIVTPLWRLAKLFADDRRRVLADAGVDPATLDLLSVLRRAGTPYELSTRELTRRTLVTAGAISQRVARAEDSGLVTRRSADDGSRAVLVALTQAGHDLIERTVDQVLTRESELVASLSPGGRAQLASQLQELLDEVARVARQPS; via the coding sequence GTGACCGACGACTATCCGCTCGACGCGCCGAGCCTGTACCCGGTCGCCGAGATCGCCCAGGCCTGGCAGCGGGAGCGGCCCGGGACGCCGACCGACTCGATCGAGATCGTCACTCCCCTGTGGCGGCTGGCGAAGCTGTTCGCCGACGACCGGCGCCGGGTGCTCGCGGACGCCGGAGTCGATCCGGCCACTCTCGACCTGCTCAGCGTGCTGCGACGGGCAGGGACGCCGTACGAGCTGAGTACGCGGGAACTCACCCGCCGGACGCTCGTCACCGCGGGCGCGATCTCGCAGCGGGTCGCCCGCGCCGAGGACAGCGGGCTGGTCACGCGGCGGTCCGCGGACGACGGGAGCCGCGCGGTGCTCGTCGCGCTCACCCAGGCAGGCCACGACCTGATCGAGCGGACCGTCGACCAGGTGCTGACCCGCGAGTCCGAACTGGTCGCGTCGCTCTCCCCCGGCGGACGAGCCCAACTGGCCTCGCAGCTGCAGGAACTGCTCGACGAGGTCGCCCGGGTGGCCCGTCAACCTTCCTGA
- a CDS encoding SGNH/GDSL hydrolase family protein, which produces MKSIASLLSAAALGAASLLIPGVAHAAAPNYVALGDSYASGVGTRTYISSSGSCQRSTKAYAYIDAGRLGANLTFMACSGAKVADVTANQLPSVTSAANIVSVQVGGNDAGFSSVITECAKPSWLGDCSGAVANAQAIINNTLPGRLNGLYASIKSRASSAKVVVVGYPRLFNGTDCNAGTFFSPDEMTKLNATADLLNSKVSAAASAAGFAFVNPTSKFIGHSVCGSPEWINGLSNPVSESYHPNVTGQAAYADLVQPAL; this is translated from the coding sequence ATGAAGTCCATCGCCAGTCTGCTGTCCGCTGCGGCCCTCGGCGCGGCGTCCCTGCTGATCCCCGGAGTCGCGCACGCCGCGGCTCCGAACTACGTCGCCCTGGGTGACTCGTACGCCTCCGGCGTCGGCACCCGGACCTACATCTCCTCCAGCGGCTCGTGCCAGCGCTCGACCAAGGCGTACGCCTACATCGACGCCGGCCGGCTCGGCGCGAACCTGACGTTCATGGCCTGCTCCGGCGCCAAGGTCGCGGACGTCACCGCGAACCAGCTCCCGTCGGTGACCAGCGCCGCGAACATCGTGTCGGTGCAGGTCGGCGGCAACGACGCCGGGTTCTCCTCGGTCATCACCGAGTGCGCGAAGCCGTCCTGGCTCGGCGACTGCTCCGGCGCGGTCGCGAACGCGCAGGCGATCATCAACAACACGCTGCCCGGCCGGCTGAACGGCCTGTACGCGTCGATCAAGAGCCGGGCATCCTCGGCCAAGGTCGTCGTGGTCGGGTATCCGCGGCTGTTCAACGGCACCGACTGCAACGCCGGTACGTTCTTCAGCCCGGACGAGATGACCAAGCTGAACGCGACCGCCGACCTGCTGAACTCGAAGGTCTCCGCGGCCGCGAGCGCCGCCGGGTTCGCGTTCGTGAACCCGACCTCGAAGTTCATCGGCCACTCGGTGTGCGGCAGCCCGGAGTGGATCAACGGCCTGTCGAACCCGGTCAGCGAGTCGTACCACCCGAACGTGACCGGCCAGGCGGCGTACGCCGATCTGGTCCAGCCCGCGCTCTGA
- the cbiQ gene encoding cobalt ECF transporter T component CbiQ, with protein sequence MSGDGLLVAVDSPVHRIPAQVKLVALFVFVLAVVSTPAAIFWAFGVYAGLLAGALVTAKLPAAVVLRRLAVETPFIVFALLLPFVATGPRIDVLGLQLSASGVFGAWNVLAKGTLGVIAAILLSATTAPRDLLAGLERLRLPATLVAILTFMVRYLSVVSDDLHRMRVARESRGYAGGRAGHLKAVAGGVGALFVRSFERGERVHLAMRSRGYSGRMPLLSAQGASSAQWVEGLAISLLAVAIAVAARVVTL encoded by the coding sequence GTGAGCGGGGACGGCCTGCTGGTCGCGGTGGACAGCCCGGTGCACCGCATCCCGGCGCAGGTGAAACTCGTCGCGCTGTTCGTCTTCGTGCTCGCCGTCGTCTCCACCCCGGCCGCGATCTTCTGGGCCTTCGGGGTGTACGCCGGGCTGCTGGCCGGCGCACTGGTGACGGCGAAACTGCCCGCCGCCGTGGTGTTACGGCGGCTCGCGGTGGAGACGCCGTTCATCGTGTTCGCGCTGCTCCTCCCGTTCGTTGCCACCGGCCCGCGGATCGACGTGCTCGGACTGCAGCTGTCCGCGTCGGGTGTGTTCGGGGCGTGGAACGTGCTGGCGAAGGGCACACTCGGCGTGATCGCAGCGATCCTCTTGTCGGCAACGACCGCGCCGCGTGACCTGCTCGCCGGGCTCGAACGGCTGCGACTGCCGGCCACGCTGGTGGCGATCCTGACCTTCATGGTCCGGTACCTGAGCGTCGTGTCGGACGACCTGCACCGGATGCGGGTCGCCCGTGAGTCCCGTGGGTACGCGGGCGGCCGGGCCGGGCATCTGAAGGCGGTGGCCGGGGGAGTGGGGGCACTGTTCGTCCGCAGCTTCGAGCGCGGCGAACGCGTGCACCTGGCGATGCGGTCCCGCGGGTACAGCGGCCGGATGCCGCTGCTCAGCGCGCAGGGCGCGTCGAGCGCCCAGTGGGTCGAGGGGCTGGCGATCTCCTTGCTCGCCGTCGCGATCGCCGTCGCCGCCAGGGTGGTGACCTTGTGA
- a CDS encoding winged helix DNA-binding domain-containing protein, translated as MTRRSVDWLLAARMQANCLARPVNEAGPGGVADVVRRMGGLQAQTWRGAAYAVRARSTATTHADVTYAQVTDRSVVRGWFMRGTLQLVAVEDAGPLLGLLGAKLIKDTERRYGELGLPERTRAAAADVLEEHLLAHGPCDRAELAVVLVRAGLIPQPKGQAVYALIRYAGILGRVCYGPGDTWVAVTDWLGKPLILEGDLEAVAHRYLTAYGPATARDFATWAGLPVPQARRAITSVATTSFEVEATELYAVEDLPGCQDVRMLGEFDAYLLGYQNRFQELPKSIFPGGGMLSPAVIRAGRAIGAWRHADLSTDLFEPADLTDELADLARF; from the coding sequence GTGACGCGGAGGTCCGTCGACTGGTTGCTGGCGGCCAGGATGCAGGCCAACTGCCTCGCGCGTCCGGTGAACGAGGCCGGCCCCGGAGGGGTGGCCGACGTCGTACGCCGGATGGGGGGACTACAGGCCCAGACCTGGCGCGGTGCGGCGTACGCCGTGCGCGCCCGGTCCACCGCCACCACGCACGCTGACGTGACGTACGCGCAGGTCACGGACCGCTCCGTCGTCCGCGGCTGGTTCATGCGCGGCACCCTGCAACTTGTCGCGGTCGAGGACGCCGGCCCGTTGCTCGGGCTGCTCGGCGCGAAACTGATCAAGGACACCGAACGCCGGTACGGCGAGCTGGGCCTGCCCGAGCGGACCCGCGCCGCCGCGGCCGACGTACTCGAGGAACACCTGCTCGCCCACGGGCCATGCGACCGCGCGGAGCTGGCCGTCGTACTGGTCCGCGCCGGGCTGATCCCTCAGCCGAAGGGGCAGGCCGTGTACGCGCTCATCCGGTACGCCGGAATCCTCGGACGCGTGTGCTACGGACCTGGCGACACCTGGGTCGCGGTGACCGATTGGCTGGGCAAACCCCTCATCCTGGAAGGCGACCTCGAAGCCGTCGCCCACCGCTACCTGACCGCCTACGGCCCGGCCACCGCCCGCGACTTCGCCACCTGGGCCGGGCTACCCGTACCGCAGGCCCGCCGCGCGATCACGTCCGTGGCGACCACCTCCTTCGAGGTCGAGGCCACCGAGCTGTACGCCGTCGAGGACCTGCCCGGCTGCCAGGACGTCCGGATGCTCGGCGAGTTCGACGCGTACCTGCTCGGGTACCAGAACCGCTTCCAGGAGCTGCCCAAGTCGATCTTTCCCGGCGGCGGCATGCTCAGCCCGGCGGTGATCAGAGCCGGCCGAGCGATCGGTGCCTGGCGGCACGCGGACCTCTCGACCGACCTGTTCGAACCCGCGGACCTAACCGACGAGCTGGCCGACCTCGCCCGGTTCTGA
- a CDS encoding extracellular solute-binding protein → MSEDFSRRSLLKAAAALAGGGLLVGCAPGASRSATDLSYWHLLTGGDGTVMAGLVDAVNAAHLGFHATQTVLAWGPPYYTKLAMASAGGRAPDVAIMHASRIAGYAPGGLLEPWDLDLLAEAGVHESDFPARVWDKCHYDGKLYAIALDTHPFVLYYNTEHAEKAGVTEALHSLTTPEEFTEVATKLQQVTRKHGLSYGYLGDGSQMWRLFYTLYRQTGADMKLVPGRQAEVDKDAAVRTLTFIRSLLNDKIASRSGDGGTATSEFLHGESGMFFGGVWELPVLKDAKMPVDALPIPTLFGTQAAYADSHTFVLPRQSKVSPERRKHVYTMVAEILKRSVKWAGGGHIPAYQPVAKGAEYQALKPQSNYAGIPAYVNYDPEVWFSGAGSDFQNYFAENVQNVFLGSGDPAAGFDGFVARLNTLLNRPQPV, encoded by the coding sequence ATGAGTGAAGATTTCTCCCGGCGCAGCCTGCTCAAAGCGGCGGCTGCGCTGGCCGGTGGCGGGTTGCTCGTCGGCTGCGCGCCCGGTGCGTCGCGCTCGGCGACCGACCTGAGCTACTGGCACCTTTTGACCGGTGGTGACGGGACGGTGATGGCCGGCCTGGTGGACGCCGTCAACGCCGCGCACCTCGGATTTCACGCCACCCAGACCGTGCTGGCCTGGGGCCCGCCGTACTACACCAAGCTCGCGATGGCCTCGGCCGGCGGGCGCGCTCCGGACGTGGCGATCATGCACGCGTCCCGGATCGCCGGGTACGCGCCGGGCGGACTGCTCGAGCCGTGGGACCTCGACCTGCTCGCCGAGGCCGGCGTCCACGAGAGCGACTTCCCGGCCCGGGTCTGGGACAAGTGTCACTACGACGGCAAGCTCTACGCGATCGCGCTCGACACCCACCCGTTCGTGCTCTACTACAACACCGAGCACGCCGAGAAGGCCGGCGTCACCGAGGCGCTGCACTCGCTGACGACCCCGGAGGAGTTCACCGAGGTCGCGACCAAGCTGCAGCAGGTCACCAGGAAGCACGGCCTGTCGTACGGGTACCTCGGTGACGGATCGCAGATGTGGCGGTTGTTCTACACGTTGTACCGGCAGACCGGTGCGGACATGAAGCTCGTCCCGGGTCGGCAGGCGGAGGTCGACAAGGACGCCGCGGTGCGGACGCTGACGTTCATCCGCTCACTGCTCAACGACAAGATCGCCTCCCGCAGCGGCGACGGCGGTACGGCGACCAGCGAGTTCCTGCACGGCGAGAGCGGCATGTTCTTCGGCGGCGTCTGGGAGCTCCCGGTGCTGAAGGACGCGAAGATGCCCGTCGACGCGCTGCCGATCCCGACGCTGTTCGGTACCCAGGCCGCGTACGCCGACTCGCACACGTTCGTGCTGCCGCGGCAGTCGAAGGTGTCGCCGGAGCGCCGCAAGCACGTGTACACGATGGTCGCGGAGATCCTGAAGCGGTCGGTGAAGTGGGCCGGCGGTGGCCACATCCCGGCGTACCAGCCGGTGGCCAAGGGCGCGGAGTACCAGGCACTGAAGCCGCAGTCGAACTACGCGGGCATCCCGGCGTACGTGAACTACGACCCGGAGGTCTGGTTCAGCGGTGCGGGCAGCGACTTCCAGAACTACTTCGCCGAGAACGTGCAGAACGTGTTCCTCGGCAGTGGTGATCCAGCGGCCGGCTTCGACGGTTTCGTCGCCCGGCTGAACACGTTGCTCAATCGTCCGCAGCCGGTGTGA
- a CDS encoding energy-coupling factor ABC transporter permease has protein sequence MHVPDGFFDAPTSVATGLIAAGAVGVSLQRASRELRETGPALAGLTAAFVFAVQMVNFPVGAGTSGHLLGGALAAALVGPWTAVLVMSTVLLVQGLLFADGGLTALGTNITLMGLITVLVGYFVTRALLKVLPRRVGSVVPATTVGALVSVPVAALAFTGLYSIGGAVDIPLGKLATAMVGWHILVGIGEAVITAAVLSAVVATRPDLVYAARHLQQDLVLVDADGNSSTVSPDRPVVAKPAGRSLGVGIAVTLLVAGGLSLFASAHPDGLEFVGAKLGFESAAKTSAVASSPLADYGVHGIGNAQVSGALAGIIGVLVTIVVGLAIAKLASLRAGKAS, from the coding sequence GTGCATGTTCCTGACGGTTTCTTCGATGCCCCCACGTCCGTCGCCACCGGCCTGATCGCGGCCGGTGCGGTCGGCGTCAGCCTGCAACGGGCCAGCCGCGAGCTCCGCGAGACGGGTCCGGCGCTGGCTGGGCTGACCGCGGCGTTCGTGTTCGCGGTGCAGATGGTGAACTTCCCGGTCGGCGCCGGCACCAGCGGCCACCTGCTCGGCGGCGCGCTGGCCGCGGCGCTGGTCGGGCCGTGGACCGCCGTACTGGTGATGTCCACCGTCCTGCTGGTGCAAGGCCTGCTGTTCGCCGATGGCGGGCTGACCGCGCTGGGGACGAACATCACGCTGATGGGCCTGATCACGGTCCTCGTCGGGTACTTCGTGACCCGTGCGCTGCTGAAGGTCCTGCCGCGGCGCGTCGGCAGCGTCGTACCGGCGACCACGGTCGGCGCGCTGGTGTCGGTCCCGGTCGCGGCGCTGGCGTTCACCGGGCTGTACTCGATCGGTGGCGCGGTGGACATCCCGCTCGGCAAGCTCGCGACGGCGATGGTCGGCTGGCACATCCTGGTCGGCATCGGCGAGGCGGTCATCACCGCCGCCGTCCTGAGCGCGGTCGTCGCGACCCGTCCGGATCTCGTGTACGCCGCCCGGCACCTGCAGCAGGACCTCGTCCTGGTCGATGCCGACGGCAACAGCTCGACGGTGTCGCCGGACCGCCCGGTCGTTGCGAAGCCGGCCGGGCGATCGCTGGGCGTCGGCATCGCGGTCACGCTGCTGGTCGCCGGTGGGTTGAGCCTGTTCGCGAGCGCGCATCCGGACGGGCTGGAGTTCGTCGGCGCGAAGCTCGGGTTCGAGAGCGCCGCGAAGACCTCGGCGGTGGCGAGCAGCCCGCTGGCCGACTACGGCGTCCACGGGATCGGCAACGCGCAGGTGTCCGGCGCGCTGGCCGGGATCATCGGCGTACTGGTCACGATCGTGGTGGGTCTCGCGATCGCGAAGCTCGCCTCGCTCCGGGCCGGCAAAGCGTCGTGA